In Schizosaccharomyces osmophilus chromosome 1, complete sequence, the genomic window ACGCTCGTAGTCTTTTCTTCTGCCTTCCCCTTTCCAGTCCCATTAACATTGTTTGAGTTCATTGTATTCGACTTATCGGTCAGAACATTCATTGACGGTGCAGGTGCAGATACAGTCTTTTCGGTTTCTATAAAACTCGGAGAAGACTTGTCTTGTTGCTTTAACAGTTCATCCTTCCTTGGGGAAAACTCTGAAGCATCATAAACCCAAATgttatcttttcttttacttaaATCAAGGGGCGGCTGTTGCTCAAGCTGATCTACATGTTCGGTATGTTCGATCATACTCTTATCTTCCAGAATTTTGTTGTCATCTCCTTTTGTTTGACCTTGACCccaaaacaaagaattaGGTTCAACCTCATTTTCCCTCTCCACTTGTTCAGCTTTAACTGGCTGTGAAGAACTCAATGAATCATTAGCAACATCATAAGCCAAGTCGGAAGTGAAAGAAGCAGATTGATTATCAGCATTAAAGTGGTCTTTTGAAGGAGAGTTACTAAGGATATCCACATCTTGGGGCTCATGAATGATGTTTTCTACAGGAACCGTTAAATTGGAAGTACCTTTGAAAGCCTCCTTTGAAGGGGAAATCATCATATCCTTTGGAATATCACCCTCGGCatcattatttttctttatggaGTCTCCAGTAACTTGATTTGGTAAGCTCGTCATGCTGCTTTCGTTGCTCTTCTTGAATTCATCTTGGTATGCCCAAGAATGGagaagttttgttttagatTCCTTGTCCATCCCTGCAAGCAGCATGTCAAACCCGTCGGGATCAAAGGAGTTGAATGCGTAGAGTAAACCACTTAAAGGCAACCAGTTTTTGGATGTCAACCGAGTTTTTGTGATCATAGGAATGATTTTAGAGGAGCAAAGTTTCAGCTGCTCAAGACTAAAATCGGAAGAGGGGGACGAGTTGCTATTCGTATGCCTTATGTACTGTAACTCACCTTCCAATATCTCTTTCATCCACAATAAACAACCGTGAATTACAATTCgtttttgatttgtatTGAAAGAGAGGTTTTTGTGAGAAGGCGCCATACTAGATATTTCCATaagcaaatcaaaaagaataaagaaatacttATTAGGAGGATGACGACTTTTAAGATAAGGAAATGAGGTCAAAGCAAAGGTGTTACCGGCATTGGATAAATCATAGATTGAAAGGAGGaattgagaaagaaaggacTGGGTATCGATACAATGGCACAAAAGTTCAATCAAAGCTGGTGTATATAAAATGGAATAAAGAAGCGGAGTACCGTGAAAAAGTGTATGTGTTAAAAATGGCACGTAAGAAGTAAATGATTGAGGGAAGAAAGAATCGTTAGCTTGTTTAAATTCGCAgtctttttgtaaatttttcagtttttcaAAGGAGCTGGTTTCTGAGCTTTCACGTAAATTTGAAGcggtttgttttttagaACTTTGAGGAGTGGCAGAAGACGAAGGATGGCTTAATCCTGCATTTGAGCTGGAGGGTGTACTTACTGCGGAACTACTCTTCGATTGTGATTCTGCTCTCTCCCGAGTTGGTGCCACCATTCGTTGGGGTAACCCTAGCTTTCGTTGAGGGACAGGTGGTGTAAAGGGAATTTCGTCTTTTGGGGTTTTGACCTCAGGACGGATACTAGGTGTCATTGACTTTACGGGCGCTCTCTTTGGTCCTGGCATAGATGAAGGAGGAAGTTGTTGATTCCGATTAGGGTTTGCAAGCTCTAATTGTTTGATAGCAGAAGGTTCAAATGTTTTGAGAAGCTCTTCCTTGCTATTTGGAAAGTACTCAacaaatttccaaaaagattttCGATAAGACTCGCGGACTTGTGAATTAGAGTCTGTTATTCCTTTGCatatgattttttcaaacaaacTTTGATTAACAGATATTTTGATATGTGATTTTGCAACCGGATACAAAGCAAGCAGTAAAGATATCCAGCCGCTAGCAAAAACGCGAAGCTGAGCATTAGTGTCGTTAGCAGCAAGTGAAACGTATTGCAAAGTTCTTGATAGAGGACCACATAAAGAGAGGATGGAAGCAAAGGTAACGTTAGCAGCCTGAGACACAATCCTCTTGGTGACAGAGCacatcttcaaaagatttgGCAAGATAGCATCAAGATATCCATCCATATGGCTTTTAAGTATAAAAGCCATTTCTTTGAGGAGTTGTATCGTGGAATAGCTAAGCGTGGTACGCAATGACATAAAACCAACAAGGATACCACGAAGAAGCGACTTCAAAACAGACAGGAGTTCGGGTAAATACTGATCCGGGGCATTTCCACGCAGGTATCGACGAATTTGTAAGATATTGGATTGACGCAGAGACCAGTTTTGTTCAGTTTCACGTCcttcaaatgaagaaagcatAGCAGCAACGTCTTGTTCGAGTTGCTTTGGGAAATTCACGTACAAAGGATCGACTTTTTCTAACTCGACAGCAGGataaaaggaagaaataaTGGGCAAAGTGGAAGGTAGAGATAGGGAACCTGTGTGAGAAAGAGATGAAGAATCATCTGTGGATTGGGGGGATaagtttttagaaaaaaattgaagcaaATCCTTTCGAAGACCTTGATGCGACTCAAGTTCTCGAAGAAGGTGGGCCTTTGTAGAAGGCGAACAATCCTTGTGAAGGAGAACCAATAACTCTTTTGTATCTTCTCGAAGAGAAGGATCCGCATGCTCCAAATTGGCGAATAGAAAAGGGCGAAGAGCTTTAAGGTCAAAGGATAAATCTGAACGATGGGCTAACGCAAACCATTTTAGAGCTTGTATACGGATCTCGGCGTTTTTGTTGGTTGACAAGGCATGGTGcaaacttttttcaatttctacAGGATTAAATTGCCAAAGCTCTAGCAGAATCGTGAGAATGCGTTTACTAAGATCTCGGGAAGCTAGATGGTCAAGTAcaagattttttaaaagtgGAACACGAAATTTAACCCATGAGGGACATTGCGCCCGAAGTCTTCGAAGGAATGTTTCATAACATGAAATTGCACACCGAAGAATCAAAGGATTTACGGTTGCAAGAGAAGCTTTGAAGCACTCTATGTAGATAGGTAGATCTTCATTCTAAAAGCACAAATTAGCGACTGATCGAACGAAAGACAAGGAAAACGTCGTTTGTAAACATAACGAAGCATGAGTATCAATCGCGCATGTAGACCTTTCCAAAGGTAAGTAGTTATACAACGTACAGGaatattgtttttgttgaaaaatgaGCGTAAAACGTCCAATTGGGATGTTTTTTCATCTGTAGaaactagaaaagaaggttaGCAGGGGTTACCAAGGAAAGCAGAAATTGCAGAATTCAACGAACCATCGCTTTTCAGAAACTGGAAAAGATTACGTGCATCTCCTTCGGCCATTGATTTTAGCTGGAAAGGAGGGAACAGAA contains:
- the peg1 gene encoding CLASP family microtubule-associated protein — translated: MAEGDARNLFQFLKSDVSTDEKTSQLDVLRSFFNKNNIPNEDLPIYIECFKASLATVNPLILRCAISCYETFLRRLRAQCPSWVKFRVPLLKNLVLDHLASRDLSKRILTILLELWQFNPVEIEKSLHHALSTNKNAEIRIQALKWFALAHRSDLSFDLKALRPFLFANLEHADPSLREDTKELLVLLHKDCSPSTKAHLLRELESHQGLRKDLLQFFSKNLSPQSTDDSSSLSHTGSLSLPSTLPIISSFYPAVELEKVDPLYVNFPKQLEQDVAAMLSSFEGRETEQNWSLRQSNILQIRRYLRGNAPDQYLPELLSVLKSLLRGILVGFMSLRTTLSYSTIQLLKEMAFILKSHMDGYLDAILPNLLKMCSVTKRIVSQAANVTFASILSLCGPLSRTLQYVSLAANDTNAQLRVFASGWISLLLALYPVAKSHIKISVNQSLFEKIICKGITDSNSQVRESYRKSFWKFVEYFPNSKEELLKTFEPSAIKQLELANPNRNQQLPPSSMPGPKRAPVKSMTPSIRPEVKTPKDEIPFTPPVPQRKLGLPQRMVAPTRERAESQSKSSSAVSTPSSSNAGLSHPSSSATPQSSKKQTASNLRESSETSSFEKLKNLQKDCEFKQANDSFFPQSFTSYVPFLTHTLFHGTPLLYSILYTPALIELLCHCIDTQSFLSQFLLSIYDLSNAGNTFALTSFPYLKSRHPPNKYFFILFDLLMEISSMAPSHKNLSFNTNQKRIVIHGCLLWMKEILEGELQYIRHTNSNSSPSSDFSLEQLKLCSSKIIPMITKTRLTSKNWLPLSGLLYAFNSFDPDGFDMLLAGMDKESKTKLLHSWAYQDEFKKSNESSMTSLPNQVTGDSIKKNNDAEGDIPKDMMISPSKEAFKGTSNLTVPVENIIHEPQDVDILSNSPSKDHFNADNQSASFTSDLAYDVANDSLSSSQPVKAEQVERENEVEPNSLFWGQGQTKGDDNKILEDKSMIEHTEHVDQLEQQPPLDLSKRKDNIWVYDASEFSPRKDELLKQQDKSSPSFIETEKTVSAPAPSMNVLTDKSNTMNSNNVNGTGKGKAEEKTTSVLMTGHPFTKENYGAEQLMKDSEMNIQVSQDKHIPSEEELSIISTQVSKYSDEKQRSEGFIKESNNNEDVREPANQTLEQQNTPGDDISLSFSELKVPVSDPTVSSPMSDVSRSLTEETIVGDLPQPLSPSVISNSRKESLAELPNVERLKVEEFAAGATNSKPNVVPHNKWLQNRMKKLEKGSSKIRNMDLKKISQYCTNTIEAFKDGSISSKLIKICLSICKEAPSALKEHTDLFSSLLEFIKIENQNVHVSDSLLLLHVYIVQRYQTIEDNQYECTFSIILEKGEQQRDDPIIMAAVEDLVSVIANVWRAEKSVIFIHDMLLQRQISEKKMALCLLFFSEFLKRFNDFTHPLMERLIKEVVIKYIEHPDAEIRRATFNTCLVVNSVVQSEEKTMSILGDLTEGQKNLLSHVWKMNG